TGGCATCGATGATTCCCGAGCGCAGCAAATCGGCGGATCGAATACCTTGGGCCGCAGCGAGTTCGGGAGCATGTGCCGTGTCGCGGAAGACGATCGCGCTCGCGCCCTCCGGCGGCAGCGGAGCCAGCCAACCGTTCAGAGCGGCCAGCACGCGGTCGGCGGGCACCATCGCCAACGCCGGCCCGCCGCTGCCCTGGCCGAGCAGCACGGACACCGTCGGCGTGTTCAACGTCACCAATTCGGCGACGCATCGGGCGATCTGACCGGCCAGCCCGCCCTGCTCGGCTTCGGCGGACAGTGCCGGGCCGGCGGTGTCGATCACCAGCACCAGCGGCAGCCGCAGCTCGGCGGCCAGCGCCATGCCGCGGCGGGCCTCCCGCAACGATGCGGGCCCGACGAGCCCACCGGTGACACGCTGCTGACCGAGGACCACCGCCGGTTGACCGGCGAACCTGGCCAGCGCCAACAGCGTAGTGGCCGCCTCCCCGCTGCCGGTGCCCGACAACAACACCCGGTCGGTGGCGCCGTGCCGTAGCAAATGCCCGACGCCCGGACGGTCCGGACGCCGCGACGCGATCACCGAATCCCACGCCGGCACATCGGGAATCGACTCGCCGTGCTGGGGTGCGAGGAGCGTCTCCGGGGCATCGGCGATGACCTTCAGCGCACGGTCCGTCGTGTGGCGCAGTTCGTCAATGGACACCACGCCATCGATCACGCCGTGGCGGTGCAAATTCTCCGCGGTCTGTATGCCCTTGGGAAAGGGCTCACCGTAGAGCTGCTGGTACACCCGCGGTCCCAGGAAGCCAATCAGCGCGCCGGGCTCCGCCACGGTCACGTGCCCCAGCGACCCCCAGGACGCGAAAACCCCACCGGTGGTGGGGTTTCTCAGGTAGACGAGATACGGCAGGTGTGCTTGCTTGTGCAGGGTGACTGCCGCGGCGATTTTCACCATCTGCAGGAACGCGACGGTGCCCTCCTGCATCCGAGTACCGCCGGAACTCGGCGAGGCTAGCAACGGAAGACGTTCGGCAGTGGCCCGCTGGACCGCGTTGGTGATCCGCTCGGCCGCAGCGACGCCGATCGACCCGCCGAGAAATCCGAACTCACACACCACCAGTGCCACTCGACGCCCGAATATGCGCCCCTCGCCGGTCAATACGGCTTCGTCGAGGCCGGTGGCGGCTCGGGCGCCGGCGAGCTCCTGTGCATAGGCCTCGCTGATTGGTATTTCGAGCGGTGCACTGTCCCAGCTCACGAAGGAGCCGTCGTCCAGCACCGCATCACGTAGTTGTTTGGTCTTGATGCGACTCACGCCATGAGGCTATATAGGGTGGCGCTATGATCGGTATCACCCAGGCAGAAGCCGTTATGACCATCGAGTTGCAGCGCCCGGAGCGTCGCAACGCCCTCAATTCGCAACTGGTCGACGAACTGCGTGAGGCCGTGCTGAAGGCCAGTGAGGGGTCCACCCGAGCGGTCGTTCTCACCGGCCAGGGCACGGTGTTCTGTGCGGGCGCGGACCTGTCCGGCGATGCCTTCGCCGCGGACTACCCGGACCGACTGATCGAGCTGCACAAGGCTCTCGACGCGGCTCCTATCCCGATAATCGGCGCCATCAACGGCCCCGCCATCGGCGCGGGCCTGCAGCTCGCCATGCAGTGCGATCTCCGTGTCGTCGCGCCGGACGCATTTTTTCAGTTCCCAACGTCGAAATACGGTCTTGCCCTTGATAACTGGAGCATCCGGCGGCTGTCATCGCTGGTCGGGCATGGCCGGGCCCGGGCGATGTTGCTGGCCGCCGAGAAGTTGACCGCCGAAACGGCACTGCAGACGGGAATGGCTAACCGGATCGGAACACTGGAAGACGCCCAAGCGTGGGGCACCGAGATCGCTGGGTTGGCGCCGCTGGCTATCCAGCACGCCAAACGGGTACTCAACGACGACGGCGCGATCGAGGAGGCCTGGCCGGTGCACAAGGAACTGTTCGACAAGGCCTGGGCCAGTCAGGACGTGATCGAAGCGCAGGTTGCCCGGGTTGAGAAGCGACCACCGAGGTTTCAGGGGGCCTGACCGCGATGGCGCCCGCAGCTCTGCGCTTGGCCGCCGGCACGCTCACGCTTGCCGCGGGCGGGTGGGCGCTGCGTGCGCTGCGCGGAGCGCCGGGCGCCCTGGGGGCCGATCCATCGTCGATTCGGGCGGTCACCCGGCATTCGCCCCATTGCCGCGACGGGGTGTTCGTCAACCTGGAGGCCCCGTCGAAGGACAACGTGAACCGCGAGCAACTTGCGCTGATCGCGTGGGAGTTCCTCGGCGCGCGGGGTCGCAGTCGGCCGTCCGGCTTGATCCCGTTGGCGGCGCCGGGCACCTTCGACCCCGACCCCAGCCGTCTGGCGGTCAGCTGGCTCGGCCACTCTACGGCGTTGCTGGAGATCGACGGTTACCGCATTCTCACCGATCCGGTGTGGAGTCATCGGTGCTCGCCGTCGCACCTGGTCGGCCCCGAGCGGCTGCACCCGCCGCCGGTGGCACTCGAGGCGTTGCCCGCGGTCGACGCCGTGGTGATCAGCCATGACCACTACGACCATCTGGACATGGACACGGTCTTGGCGCTGGCCCGCACCCAGCGGGCCCCGTTTTTCGTGCCGCTCGGCGTAGGCGCCCACTTGCGCGCGTGGGGCGTCCCCGGGCGTCGTATCGTCGAGCTCGACTGGCACGGAAGCGGCGATATCGACGAACTGTCGCTGATTTGTCTTCCCGCGCGGCACTTTTCGGGTCGATTCACCGACCGCAACACCACCCTGTGGGCCTCCTGGGCAATCATGGGTCCCACCCGTCGCGTCTACTTCGGCGGGGACACCGGGTACACGAAGAGCTTCGAGCAGATCGGCGTTGACCATGGACCGTTCGACGTGACCCTGTTGC
This Mycobacterium simiae DNA region includes the following protein-coding sequences:
- a CDS encoding acetyl-coenzyme A carboxylase carboxyl transferase subunits beta/alpha, whose translation is MSRIKTKQLRDAVLDDGSFVSWDSAPLEIPISEAYAQELAGARAATGLDEAVLTGEGRIFGRRVALVVCEFGFLGGSIGVAAAERITNAVQRATAERLPLLASPSSGGTRMQEGTVAFLQMVKIAAAVTLHKQAHLPYLVYLRNPTTGGVFASWGSLGHVTVAEPGALIGFLGPRVYQQLYGEPFPKGIQTAENLHRHGVIDGVVSIDELRHTTDRALKVIADAPETLLAPQHGESIPDVPAWDSVIASRRPDRPGVGHLLRHGATDRVLLSGTGSGEAATTLLALARFAGQPAVVLGQQRVTGGLVGPASLREARRGMALAAELRLPLVLVIDTAGPALSAEAEQGGLAGQIARCVAELVTLNTPTVSVLLGQGSGGPALAMVPADRVLAALNGWLAPLPPEGASAIVFRDTAHAPELAAAQGIRSADLLRSGIIDAIVPEHPDAAEEPIEFSQRLSRAIATEVKALRDIPGEERMAARLRRYRNIGLPAASSSSGAPR
- a CDS encoding enoyl-CoA hydratase, which encodes MIGITQAEAVMTIELQRPERRNALNSQLVDELREAVLKASEGSTRAVVLTGQGTVFCAGADLSGDAFAADYPDRLIELHKALDAAPIPIIGAINGPAIGAGLQLAMQCDLRVVAPDAFFQFPTSKYGLALDNWSIRRLSSLVGHGRARAMLLAAEKLTAETALQTGMANRIGTLEDAQAWGTEIAGLAPLAIQHAKRVLNDDGAIEEAWPVHKELFDKAWASQDVIEAQVARVEKRPPRFQGA
- a CDS encoding MBL fold metallo-hydrolase, translating into MAPAALRLAAGTLTLAAGGWALRALRGAPGALGADPSSIRAVTRHSPHCRDGVFVNLEAPSKDNVNREQLALIAWEFLGARGRSRPSGLIPLAAPGTFDPDPSRLAVSWLGHSTALLEIDGYRILTDPVWSHRCSPSHLVGPERLHPPPVALEALPAVDAVVISHDHYDHLDMDTVLALARTQRAPFFVPLGVGAHLRAWGVPGRRIVELDWHGSGDIDELSLICLPARHFSGRFTDRNTTLWASWAIMGPTRRVYFGGDTGYTKSFEQIGVDHGPFDVTLLPIGAYNPAWPDIHMNPEEAVRAHRDLTAARSGLMMPIHWGTFRLAPHPWAEPVERLLAAAQSADVRVAVPAPGQRIDVAGSARLDPWWRM